A region of bacterium DNA encodes the following proteins:
- a CDS encoding metalloregulator ArsR/SmtB family transcription factor — protein MIKEDVKKKIISEDITRYADMFSAIGTDARLRVMRLLLSAHPTGMVVGDIQAELDIPNSTLSHHLEKLRHEGLVTVRREGTYLWYAANTEALSELLGFLYAECCTRNQAVNPREIAWVGKPFRRDR, from the coding sequence GTGATCAAAGAAGACGTCAAGAAGAAGATAATCAGTGAGGATATCACCCGCTACGCCGATATGTTCTCCGCGATCGGAACGGACGCGCGCCTCCGGGTCATGCGCTTGCTGTTGTCGGCCCACCCGACCGGCATGGTTGTAGGCGATATCCAAGCCGAGCTCGATATTCCCAATTCCACCCTCTCCCACCACCTGGAGAAACTGCGCCACGAAGGTTTGGTGACTGTACGGCGTGAGGGGACGTACCTGTGGTACGCAGCCAACACGGAGGCGCTCAGCGAGCTGCTCGGTTTCCTGTACGCTGAGTGCTGCACGCGGAACCAAGCCGTGAATCCCCGTGAGATCGCGTGGGTGGGTAAGCCGTTTCGAAGGGATCGATGA